Proteins from one Fragaria vesca subsp. vesca linkage group LG6, FraVesHawaii_1.0, whole genome shotgun sequence genomic window:
- the LOC101307605 gene encoding auxin-binding protein ABP19a-like isoform 2, producing MQDFCVADYAAPQSPAGYACKDPVKVTVDDFVFSGLRVADFAVGGVVPIHSHRDATELVILVEGTVVAGFIASNNKAYVKTLHKGDTMVFPQGLFHFLVNVGRTPALAYASFSSANPGVQTLETALFQNDLPTEIIAKSTLLDKVQIQKLKRLLGGS from the exons ATGCAAGACTTTTGTGTTGCAGATTATGCAGCTCCTCAAAGCCCTGCAGGGTACGCTTGCAAAGACCCCGTAAAGGTTACGGTAGATGATTTCGTGTTCTCTGGCCTTAGGGTTGCAG ACTTTGCTGTTGGTGGAGTTGTTCCGATTCACTCACACCGTGACGCTACAGAACTCGTTATCCTTGTCGAAGGAACAGTCGTTGCCGGGTTCATTGCCTCGAATAACAAGGCGTATGTGAAGACTCTGCACAAGGGTGACACTATGGTTTTTCCTCAAGGTTTGTTTCACTTCCTAGTGAATGTCGGTCGTACTCCAGCTCTAGCATATGCCAGCTTCAGCAGTGCAAACCCAGGTGTGCAGACTCTGGAGACAGCTCTCTTCCAAAACGATTTACCTACCGAAATCATAGCCAAGTCCACTTTACTTGACAAAGTTCAGATTCAGAAACTTAAGCGTCTTCTTGGGGGTAGCTAG
- the LOC101307605 gene encoding auxin-binding protein ABP19a-like isoform 1: MISRVFFVFSLILSSSYAAMQDFCVADYAAPQSPAGYACKDPVKVTVDDFVFSGLRVAGNISSINKIGLSAAFAVNFPGLNGLGVALVRADFAVGGVVPIHSHRDATELVILVEGTVVAGFIASNNKAYVKTLHKGDTMVFPQGLFHFLVNVGRTPALAYASFSSANPGVQTLETALFQNDLPTEIIAKSTLLDKVQIQKLKRLLGGS, translated from the coding sequence ATGATTTCCCGTGTCTTCTTCGTATTTTCTCTCATCCTCTCCAGTTCCTATGCTGCTATGCAAGACTTTTGTGTTGCAGATTATGCAGCTCCTCAAAGCCCTGCAGGGTACGCTTGCAAAGACCCCGTAAAGGTTACGGTAGATGATTTCGTGTTCTCTGGCCTTAGGGTTGCAGGTAACATCTCAAGTATCAACAAAATCGGGCTCTCGGCGGCATTTGCTGTTAACTTTCCTGGTCTTAACGGCCTCGGCGTTGCTCTGGTTCGTGCAGACTTTGCTGTTGGTGGAGTTGTTCCGATTCACTCACACCGTGACGCTACAGAACTCGTTATCCTTGTCGAAGGAACAGTCGTTGCCGGGTTCATTGCCTCGAATAACAAGGCGTATGTGAAGACTCTGCACAAGGGTGACACTATGGTTTTTCCTCAAGGTTTGTTTCACTTCCTAGTGAATGTCGGTCGTACTCCAGCTCTAGCATATGCCAGCTTCAGCAGTGCAAACCCAGGTGTGCAGACTCTGGAGACAGCTCTCTTCCAAAACGATTTACCTACCGAAATCATAGCCAAGTCCACTTTACTTGACAAAGTTCAGATTCAGAAACTTAAGCGTCTTCTTGGGGGTAGCTAG
- the LOC101308398 gene encoding pyrophosphate-energized membrane proton pump 3-like produces MLMGDDLEDGNLGPYQERLRTFPNMRGKSYNPLIFRILMGINVRVLVVILLLALGVVFYIGARTSPIIVFVFSVCIISFLLAMHLAKWVLAKDEGPPEMGQISDAIRDGAEGFFRTQYGTISKMAILLAAVILCIYLFRTTTPQQESSGLGRVATAFITVAAFLLGAFCSGVAGYVGMWVSVRANVRVSSAARRSAREALQIAVRAGGFSAMIVVGMAVIGIAILYATFYVWLGVDTPGSMKVTDLPLLLVGYGFGASFVALFAQLGGGIYTKAADVGADLVGKVEQGIPEDDPRNPAVIADLVGDNVGDCAARGADLFESIAAEIISAMILGGTMAQRCKIEDPSGFILFPLVVHSFDLVISSVGILSIRGTRDSGAKGSEDPMAILERGYSITVILAVLTFGASTRWLLYTEQAPSAWFHFALCGLVGIITAYIFVWITKYYTDYKYEPVRTLALASSTGHGTNIIAGVSLGLESTALPVLVISVAIVSAYWLGQTSGLVDENGVPTGGLFGTAVATMGMLSTAAYVLTMDMFGPIADNAGGIVEMSQQPESVREITDVLDAVGNTTKATTKGFAIGSAALASFLLFSAYMDEVATFAREPFKQVDIAIPEVFVGGLLGSMLIFLFSAWACSAVGRTAQEVVREVRRQFIERPGIMEYKEKPDYARCVAIVASASLREMIKPGVLAIVSPIAVGIVFRIFGYYTGQPLLGAKVVASMLMFATVSGILMALFLNTSGGAWDNAKKYIETGVLGGKGSDCHKAAVTGDTVGDPFKDTAGPSLHVLIKMLATITLVMAPVFL; encoded by the exons ATGCTGATGGGTGATGATTTGGAGGATGGAAATTTGGGGCCTTACCAAGAGAGGCTGAGGACATTTCCTAACATGCGTGGTAAATCTTACAACCCATTG ATTTTTCGAATTTTGATGGGGATAAATGTTCGTGTCCTTGTCGTGATTTTGCTTCTGGCACTTGGAGTGGTCTTTTACATTGGAGCACGCACTTCTCCTATTATTGTGTTCGTCTTCTCAGTTTGCATTATCAGCTTCCTTCTGGCAATGCACCTTGCCAAATGGGTTCTCGCAAAAGATGAGGGACCTCCGGAGATGGGTCAG ATATCAGATGCAATACGTGATGGGGCTGAAGGTTTCTTCAGGACCCAGTATGGGACCATCTCTAAGATGGCAATTTTACTGGCTGCAGTTATCCTCTGCATATACTTATTTCGCACTACAACTCCTCAGCAAGAGTCATCTGGTCTTGGAAG GGTAGCCACCGCATTTATTACTGTAGCTGCATTTCTTTTGGGAGCTTTCTGCTCAGGTGTTGCAGGGTATGTTGGGATGTGGGTATCAGTTCGTGCCAATGTTCGAGTCTCTAGTGCCGCAAGACGATCTGCACGGGAGGCACTGCAG ATTGCTGTTCGTGCTGGTGGATTTTCTGCTATGATTGTTGTTGGTATGGCTGTAATCGGTATAGCCATCCTGTATGCCACATTTTATGTTTGGTTGGGAGTGGATACACCAGGTTCAATGAAGGTTACTGACT TGCCTCTTCTTCTTGTTGGATACGGCTTCGGAGCTTCTTTTGTTGCCTTATTTGCTCAGCTGGGTGGCGGAATATACACAAAAGCAGCTGATGTTGGAGCAGATCTTGTTGGAAAAGTAGAGCAGGGAATTCCTGAAGATGATCCTAGGAATCCTGCTGTGATAGCAGATCTG GTTGGAGATAATGTTGGGGATTGCGCAGCTAGAGGTGCTGATCTTTTTGAAAGTATTGCTGCTGAAATAATCAGTGCTATGATACTTGGAGGAACCATGGCTCAACGTTGTAAAATTGAAG ATCCTTCTGGTTTCATCTTGTTTCCTCTGGTTGTTCACTCCTTTGATCTGGTGATTTCATCGGTTGGAATACTCTCAATCAGGGGTACACGAGATTCTGGTGCGAAGGGTTCTGAGGATCCAATGGCAATTCTTGAGAGAGGATACTCAATCACAGTAATTTTAGCTGTTCTGACATTTGGTGCG TCAACCCGATGGTTGTTATACACCGAACAAGCACCGTCTGCGTGGTTTCACTTTGCCTTGTGTGGATTAGTTGGCATCATCACTGCATATATATTTGTGTGGATAACCAAGTACTATACAGACTACAAATATGAGCCTGTACGCACATTAGCTCTTGCAAGCTCCACCGGTCATGGGACTAATATCATTGCTGGAGTCAGTTTGGGTCTGGAATCAACAGCTCTTCCTGTTCTTGTCATTAGCGTAGCTATTGTCTCAGCTTACTGGTTGGGCCAGACCTCGGGACTCGTGGACGAAAATGGTGTTCCTACTGGCGGGCTATTTGGTACAGCTGTAGCAACAATGGGCATGCTCAGTACTGCTGCTTATGTTCTCACGATGGATATGTTTGGTCCAATAGCTGATAATGCTGGTGGAATTGTAGAGATGAGTCAGCAG CCAGAAAGTGTTCGCGAGATCACAGATGTTCTTGATGCAGTAGGCAACACTACAAAAGCTACCACTAAAGGGTTTGCCATTGGATCTGCTGCACTTGCATCTTTTCTTCTATTTAGTGCTTATATGGATGAGGTAGCTACATTTGCTCGTGAACCTTTCAAGCAG GTTGATATTGCCATTCCAGAAGTTTTTGTCGGTGGATTGTTGGGCTCTATGCTTATTTTCTTATTTAGTGCTTGGGCCTGTTCAGCAGTTGGCCGAACTGCTCAAGAGGTTGTCAGGGAAGTAAGAAGGCAATTTATTGAGCGGCCTGGTATAATG GAATACAAAGAGAAGCCAGATTATGCACGTTGTGTTGCTATAGTAGCATCTGCATCTTTGAGGGAGATGATAAAACCTGGTGTCTTGGCTATAGTTTCACCTATAGCAGTTG GTATTGTGTTCCGGATATTTGGATACTATACTGGACAGCCTCTTCTTGGTGCTAAAGTTGTGGCTTCCATGCTGATGTTTGCAACAGTGTCGGGTATTCTCATGGCTCTTTTCCTGAACACGTCAGGTGGTGCCTGGGATAATGCAAAGAAGTACATCGAGACGGGGGTTCTCGGAGGCAAAGGAAGTGATTGTCATAAGGCTGCAGTCACAGGAGACAC AGTGGGAGACCCATTTAAAGACACAGCTGGACCTTCACTTCACGTCCTCATTAAAATGCTTGCAACAATTACGCTGGTCATGGCTCCTGTCTTTCTCTGA